A genomic segment from Halomonas sp. GD1P12 encodes:
- a CDS encoding pyridoxamine 5'-phosphate oxidase family protein, with the protein MSSPEHKQKIWSMIKDIKVGMLVTIDHDMPRARPMHLVQEEYDGTLWFFTRRSAEKVFEAEKDHDVCLSFSDQEHGTYVSLSGTATLSDDRDLMAKYWSPFIAAWFPEGKDDPDVALLEIKIHMGEHWKANESKVYQLYEIAKANIKKNETPDMGENEKFG; encoded by the coding sequence ATGTCGAGCCCCGAGCACAAGCAAAAAATCTGGTCAATGATCAAGGATATCAAAGTGGGTATGCTGGTCACTATCGACCACGATATGCCACGCGCACGGCCCATGCACCTGGTACAGGAAGAGTACGATGGCACCCTGTGGTTCTTCACGCGGCGCAGTGCTGAAAAGGTTTTCGAGGCGGAAAAGGATCACGACGTCTGCTTGAGCTTTTCCGACCAGGAGCACGGCACCTACGTATCCCTGTCCGGTACGGCCACTCTGTCCGATGACCGCGACCTGATGGCCAAGTACTGGAGCCCCTTCATCGCCGCCTGGTTCCCGGAAGGCAAGGACGACCCGGATGTAGCGTTACTCGAAATCAAGATTCACATGGGCGAGCACTGGAAGGCCAACGAAAGTAAGGTGTATCAGCTTTACGAAATCGCCAAGGCCAACATCAAAAAGAATGAAACGCCGGATATGGGCGAGAATGAGAAGTTCGGCTAA
- a CDS encoding DUF333 domain-containing protein, with product MIRYSLLLASLIMLSGCTSPGLEGDDQSQQIAVDFCEREGGEVATRQESDTMRQYCHLMEGRVIEVNRLYRAEGLTID from the coding sequence ATGATTCGCTACAGCTTATTGCTCGCTTCCCTGATCATGCTGTCTGGCTGCACTTCGCCAGGCTTGGAAGGAGACGATCAGTCACAGCAAATCGCCGTTGATTTCTGCGAACGCGAGGGCGGGGAAGTGGCAACCCGCCAGGAAAGCGACACTATGCGCCAGTACTGCCACTTGATGGAAGGGCGGGTGATCGAGGTGAACCGGCTTTACCGCGCCGAAGGGCTGACCATCGATTAA
- a CDS encoding GntR family transcriptional regulator — translation MTRTVQPLTFCDADTLTSTPTNAVDIIVAAIEEDIVLGRLHPRERLVEETMMERFDCKRHVVRQALFRLDSIGLTERIKNRGAFVRSFPPQEVEEIYAMREILELAAVNALPLPGSSEWLAALEDVHKRHSEAVQAHDLRQVFHLNIAFHRTLFGVCGNAYLYATINEFAQKAHGIRFIAITDRDALAQARQEHQLIIDAIRDEDRERLANLCRQHLLPSKKRYLELYA, via the coding sequence ATGACGCGAACCGTTCAGCCCCTCACGTTTTGTGACGCCGATACATTGACCTCTACTCCCACAAACGCTGTCGATATCATCGTGGCCGCTATAGAAGAGGATATCGTGCTCGGTCGTTTGCACCCGCGCGAGAGGCTGGTCGAAGAAACCATGATGGAGCGTTTTGACTGCAAGCGGCACGTTGTTCGTCAGGCGCTTTTTCGGCTCGACAGCATCGGGTTAACCGAGCGCATCAAGAATAGAGGCGCCTTTGTCCGAAGCTTCCCTCCTCAGGAGGTCGAGGAGATTTACGCCATGCGTGAAATTCTCGAACTGGCTGCCGTAAACGCTCTGCCTCTACCTGGCTCATCTGAATGGCTTGCCGCATTAGAGGACGTTCATAAGCGTCATAGCGAAGCCGTTCAAGCTCACGATCTTCGCCAGGTTTTTCATCTGAATATCGCTTTTCACCGCACGCTATTTGGTGTCTGCGGAAATGCCTATCTTTACGCGACAATCAACGAGTTTGCTCAGAAGGCGCATGGTATTCGCTTTATTGCCATCACCGATCGCGATGCGCTAGCCCAAGCTCGCCAAGAGCATCAATTGATCATCGATGCCATTCGCGATGAAGATCGCGAACGTCTCGCTAATCTATGTCGTCAACATTTACTGCCTTCCAAAAAACGGTATCTGGAACTTTATGCCTGA